The Periplaneta americana isolate PAMFEO1 chromosome 14, P.americana_PAMFEO1_priV1, whole genome shotgun sequence region ttgtctatgcggatgatgtgaacatgttaggagaaaatccacaaacgattagggaaaacacgagaattttactggaagcaaataaagagataggtttggaagtaaatcctgaaaagacaaagtatatgattatgtctcgtgaccagaatattgtacgaaatggaaatataaaaattggagatttatcttttgaagaggtggagaagttcaaatatctgggagcaacagtaacaaatataaatgatactcgggaggaaattaaacacagaataaatatgggaaatgcctgttattattcggttgagaaacttttatcatccagtctgctgtcgaaaaatctgaaagttagaatttataaaacagttatattaccggttgttctgtatggttgtgaaacttggaccctcactttgagagaggaatataggttaagggtgtttgagaataaggtgcttaggaaaatatttggggctaagagggatgaagttacaggagaatggagaaagttacacaacacagaactgcacacattgtattcttcacctgacataattaggaacattaaatccagacgtttgagatgggcagggcatgtagcacgtatgggcgaatccagaaatgcatatagagtgttagttgggaggccggagggaaaaagacctttagggaggccgagacgtagatgggaagataatattaaaatggatttaagggaggtgggatatgatgatagagaatggattaattttgctcaggatagggaccaatggcgggcttatatgagggcggcaatgaacctccggattccttaaaagccagtaagtaagtaagtaagtaagtatgaaaacaTAGAATCGGCTAGAGATTTAATAGAACGATTATTAAGATTCTCATATGTGATTTTTAATGAGACACTtctgaaaaatacaacaaataacTTAGGTAAGTTAACTACTGAATCCTTTTCTCGAACATGGGCATCATCCAACAAAATCCTGTCATGGCTTCACTAAATGAATGGAAACTATGTTTGAAGAAAgggttatttattagtgttggaTTATAACCACCACACTCACAGGATATGACCCCCTGCGACTTTTATTTGTAGGGAAATTTAGAAGACCAGATTAACAAGAATAATCTCCACATGttggaaaaaaaacaaaagaatatttagAGGGAGATACTATTATCATTTCACATGAACTTACCATGCCAACAACAATTTTTTACAGTGTATCTTTCAAATGGGCAATATTTTCTGCAATAGACCTATCTATGGTAAGGGACGATGTTGCATTCTATGTTTGCCCTTTGTGCTGATTCACATAAGCAGTGCTTTCAGAAGTATGGCTCAGCTTACCAGATGCACGAGAGCTGCTAGTAAACATGAAGAAAATTATAGCACTGTACTTACTGAACCGCTGCAGTTTTGTCTTCTGTGCGTTTTGATTCATCACCTAAATCCATAATTGCAGAAACTATATCGTTTCCACTGCTATAATAATCACCCGCACCAGTAAATACTGTCACCTTCACTCTGTCATCAGTAGCAGCTTCATTAAGAAGTCTTGTAATGCTTACATACATCTGTAACATTCAAATTGTATTTTCTTACTCAGCAccgttttgtatttctttttgaaCATTACTATATCACCAATCACCAAGTAGGACAAAAACTGTCTTTGACATAACACCTGTTGGtgtacaattgaggggtttggggggaaaaccaggcagttccaattcagtacttttcgagataatgaagaaaaacttacagCCAAACAATAAGCGTGTACAGAAGAggcaggtccaaaatgcattataactgtgaatgtaattcttggaactacctggttcttcgaccaaacgatagagAGTATTTTTTTTGTCCTCTGtgcataaataactcaaaaatgaaaaaaattggagcagcctttttttcccccaaacccctcaattgttcaCTTAAAATACTTCTACGATTCTTTAAACTTAATATGTAGGGTCCTACATATTATTTttccgcaaaataaaacaaataaatattttaatatttaataacagtTCTTTACATTGTGtattaaatttcaaatgattCAATTCCGCAGGCTGCCAGTGTTAAGAATTTACCATCTTATGTAAAACTTATAGCTAGATCTGAATTATTAGTATGGTATATTCCTAGAATAAGCAAAGTACATGTGAAGATAAATAATACGTTATAAatgcatgtaggcctattgcaTATGAAATGAAGGACTACACTAAAGGAGGCACAATTCCCTTCCCCTTCCAATTGCCAATATAAATTGCGAGAGGTACAGGGCGAATTTTATTACTAGGGGAATGGTTCGTTTCCTAGTATTGCGTCCCAGACCTCTCATTTGTTATATTGGTAACAAGTAGGGAGGGAGAGCTACAACGTGTATTAGAATTTTACAAGTAGGTAGACTTGAGGATTTGTTTTATTTAGGGTTGGTGTTTATCATTATTTGTATACTGTACATTTCACAGAAgccagtaaagaaaaaaaaatatgcctTCTTTAGTGTAGCTTTCCTGGAGAATTACCGTAGTGCtatctcttacaaaatttattaaCATGAATGCCATGtttataagttattatttttgccTAGGAGTCAAATTCACTCGTTCTGTAACGATTGTGTTAGCGATTTGAAGGATGGGCGTCGACTCGATGATGGAATTGTCTCAAACTGAATCTACCCAACCGTCTGTCAAAATCAAAGACGTTGGTCAAAATGTATAATTACTGGGAGTAAAGACATTTGCAGCATGATGCTAACCATTTACATTGTCATGGCGGGATTTAATCAGCACTTAAGTTGGTTATCGGTCACTTATCAAATTTTTCCCTCATTCACATTCATGCCCTGTATACGGGGTAATTTAccgtttactttttttttttttttttttctagtttgtaTATCTTGATGTGTCATGTCTCACAACTTCTAACGGTATGTGAATTAACACTGCTTAGTGCGTGTGAGGCTCGGCTAATTATGTTTCCTAAAAACATTTCATGGAATCTTACAGCGTTAAGAAAAGTTTTCAGTGTTGTTACATTACCTTTGATGTAAGTGCATTCTTCTTTTGTGgtctattaaattttataatttgcagGCCTTTTCTAAATATGACTTCTAATCCTTCACATATTTGTGTTGTCATTTTGATATCGTGATGTAGGTATCTGTTGTAGGTGTCAGCAGAAAAACAAGGCAATTATGTAGCCTAAATGATTTGTAATTAAATGGAAGCGAGATTGCTGTCATGCGTATATCAGCTTACTATGCTGATAaagcaaatttaattttataggtTGAAGGTCTCTCTCTGTCTTGTGACGAAAATTCGTGTATCTTATCAAAACACTATTCACCAATTAGAATGTTCGTTTATAGGTATTATGCGCACCTAATTTGCGGACTTTGACTACTTTTACTATATATATGTTGTGTACCGGTTATATCAAACTtcaaaaatttataattacataatattattacacataaaatatatatcatataatatatcctatTAAATATCTTGAAACCCCCGCACCATATAATGTGGTTTTATCAAGAGtgctataaataattatatttgtttatgaaattaattgtattGTAATACGAAATTACTCTTATAGTCATATAACAAATTCTTTCATCGGTTTTGCCTTGTATTAAAGTTTATCTCgataattgttataattaatatagTAGGGCGAATATTCTTCGAAAAATACATATGCCTAACGGGGGAAAAACGCTTCTCAAGCATACATGCAACCAAAAATTTACCATCGAGTTTGTTTCACATCCTAACCGGAAATACGGCGTCGTAGGTTAGCGGAATAAAATGTTGCGCATGCGCAATAGAACATTCACACTCCGGGGCAAAACAGGTTGGCGTTTATTAagttttgtgacttttaattgcTGTCCCAATGTGAAAAACTTGTATAATAATTAACTGGATATATCTACCTATCTTTTGTACCTCTTCAACACCTCCGTAGAAGTCTGTACTGTGTGAAAGGTATGTTAATATCACAAGTTTATTTACGACAGCTTCCGACTGCCACTCATGATGTTGGTACATTTTGCATTTGTGTTTTTCAAATAGCATCTTTggcatttaatcatattttttacatgtcacggggTGTTTGCTTTGTAAGTTTGTGCACGCATTCCTGAAGTAAATATGCGAATTCATATGTTGTCTTACTGATGCTTTTTGTTTGCgttctttttattgtattcaTGATTGTCggctacaattttataaatagtttgttttcattcttctttaaatactgGGATACTGAAGAAAGGTCATGGACCCATCCATATTAGTGTGGAAAGACGATACTACTGGTAATGGTCTATGTTTTGGTTTAAATGCGTTAACAAATGTAGCAAATAAGTAAGGTTAGGTTCTGAACTATATTTAATGCAAGCCGGGCAACTTGACATTTCATGACACATTGACCCGTACTTTaattaagattaaaaaataattactgcAAAAAAGAATTACTGTTATTTGTGTATTGAGCTCATTCATGTAATTTTATATTCTGTGCAGTTTACGAACTTTgataatcagttttttttttcaggttatCGGTAGGAAGTACACACTGCTCCTCATTTCACTAAAGGAAATATGTATTATCTCTGACATTCATGCAGTACCTTTAGACTGAAAAAAATGATTGTGCCTTGTAAGGAATGAGTGCCTTTCATTTGGCTGTACAGAAGTTTCTCATTATGTTGTACAAGTTTATGTATATAATCATACCACCATGGATTGTACTAACAAGCTCTTTAAATTAAAGAGTGAAGTACCTGACACAAAAACAGGGTGTAAGAAAAATGGATATATGTGCCAGTAATGGACTGAGAAGTGAACAAATTCTGGAATCCATTGGAAGTGGTGCTAAATTAAGTCAAGACGTGGTTGTGATCGCTACTGCGGATGGTGAATTAGTGAATGAAGTGATTGTTCAAACAGAAGGTGAAGTGATACAAGAATTTATTGTACCCAATAGTTCAATTTCCACTTCTGTAAAACCTCTTGTTGCCGCTCCCAGAATGCCCCAGCAATCTGCCCCTCGTAACACGACACAAGAAGAAGCTGCAGGTGTGCCGTCATCAGTGACAACACCCACTTTTACCATTCCACCTCATCTTATGGGCCGTAATGTTGACAATCCTACTGAGGATATGATAGGCAGTGGACGCAAGCTTCAGAAGCCACGCCTTGGAGTTCGTGTACCATATCGCAACTTGACAAGCCAGATTGTGACCCAGGATGAAATTGCACAGGAATTACTTGAACGATCACTGAAGAAGCATCCTGTACATGACACACCAGAAGGAGGAGACCTCTTCTTTGCAATGAAACTTACACAACGTTTGGCAAATCGTTTGTCGCCGTCTACAGCAGTTACTTCAGGAATTAGTGGAAGTGAAATTGATACCATTGCTGGTAAATCTGGACATTTTCAACAAAACACAGATGCTAATTGCATCCTTCCTCCTGGTTATACATTAGTACCTGAATCAACAGCCATTCCAGACCACGGAGAACTTCTTGCGATTTTAGAAGGGGATGCAGATCCGGATTGGATGCCAGATGCCAATCCTCCGACTCTGGACGAGGTTGTAAAACCATCATCGATAGCTGAGGCTAGCAGACCACCTACACTGGTCGAGGCCGGGTCTAGCATAGGTCATATTTCTGTGCATACAACTCCACCGAAGCTTGACCCATTAATTGAAAGAGAAATGGCTTTGAAACAACTTATGGAATTACCAATACGcagtaagaagaagaaaaacacagatacacAAACAAAAGGAATAAAATCGCCACAGAAACCTAGAGAACGTGGAAAGAAAGAACCACAGTCACAGTCTTCTGCAAAGAAAGCTAATgcaaattcaatttcagtacaaaTTAATTCGCAAGATTCAGAAAATAACAACAAAGCAGCAATAAATGGAAATTCCAAAGTTGAGACTGACACAAAACAAAAGCAGACCCGGAAGAGGAAGCTAACTGACACAGGAGATGCAAAAAAACCAAATATGGCAAAGAAGAAAAAGACTGATGTTTCTGAGAGTAAATCTGTTGTGGTTGTTGGGAATAGTAAGACTGATACACCTGTTAAAAAAACAAAACCTACCAGAGCCACAGGAACTAAGAAACAAACAACTTCGAAAAATCAGAGTCCACTATTAAATAATGGAACAGCTGGCGTTActacaaaacgaaaaaaaattagTCTCCCAAACAGTTCTGGTTCAAAGAGTACACCTTCATCAACAGATTTGGTAAACAAGTCTTTGCCGGGAGCTTCAAGTCAGAGTTCACAGGATTCAGTAAAAAATTCAGCTGTAACGGATGGTAATTCTGACGATGAATTCCCTCAACCTGTGCTTAACTCTAAGAAGTTCGCAACACCCCCGAGAACGTACAGTCCGAGGAAGAGAATAATTAAACCAGAAGATGGTGTTGCACCTGCACGTAAAGAGAATGTTGTTGCAGCAATACTCGTTAAAGAAATTGGGATTACTTTATCAGAATGCACCCAAAATTCATCACCAAAACCTGAAGCAGGGCCAAAGTCAAATACTTCATCTTCCAAACTTGATAATTCCTTACATTCTAAGAGTAATGAAAGTTTGTCAAAAGCAACTGGAAGTATAACTCCGAAAAGTATAACATTTACAACGCCAAAACAAACTTCATCATCAAAAAGTGTAGGAAATGTAAATGCAAAGAGTGTTGAgacatcatcatcaaaatcaacTGGAAGTGCATCTGTGAAAGAAACTGGACATGTGCGTACCCCCAGTTCAGTCAGCACACCGCAATCACCAAAGAAACATATGAATATATCTAATTCTGCACAGTCTAATAGTGACGCAAAGAAAAAAAGATTGAGAGAAGTTGAGCGTTTACTTATGGATGAAGgtgcaataaatttattatatgaaGTGGAACAAGGAGAATCGAAGCGCCGTAGCGGACCTTCTGAAGGCGTTTCCAGTAGTCCCAAGCGTAAGGTACGATCTCCATTAAAGTCAGTTCGTCGTCAGAAGAAAGATCTTCTTTTGAAGACTCGACTTGTAAAGAATGCAGTCCTCAGGCTTAGTAGTTTAACTCCGTCTGCATCAACAGCTGTAGCTTTACGTGCAAGAAG contains the following coding sequences:
- the HIPP1 gene encoding serine-rich adhesin for platelets, whose product is MDICASNGLRSEQILESIGSGAKLSQDVVVIATADGELVNEVIVQTEGEVIQEFIVPNSSISTSVKPLVAAPRMPQQSAPRNTTQEEAAGVPSSVTTPTFTIPPHLMGRNVDNPTEDMIGSGRKLQKPRLGVRVPYRNLTSQIVTQDEIAQELLERSLKKHPVHDTPEGGDLFFAMKLTQRLANRLSPSTAVTSGISGSEIDTIAGKSGHFQQNTDANCILPPGYTLVPESTAIPDHGELLAILEGDADPDWMPDANPPTLDEVVKPSSIAEASRPPTLVEAGSSIGHISVHTTPPKLDPLIEREMALKQLMELPIRSKKKKNTDTQTKGIKSPQKPRERGKKEPQSQSSAKKANANSISVQINSQDSENNNKAAINGNSKVETDTKQKQTRKRKLTDTGDAKKPNMAKKKKTDVSESKSVVVVGNSKTDTPVKKTKPTRATGTKKQTTSKNQSPLLNNGTAGVTTKRKKISLPNSSGSKSTPSSTDLVNKSLPGASSQSSQDSVKNSAVTDGNSDDEFPQPVLNSKKFATPPRTYSPRKRIIKPEDGVAPARKENVVAAILVKEIGITLSECTQNSSPKPEAGPKSNTSSSKLDNSLHSKSNESLSKATGSITPKSITFTTPKQTSSSKSVGNVNAKSVETSSSKSTGSASVKETGHVRTPSSVSTPQSPKKHMNISNSAQSNSDAKKKRLREVERLLMDEGAINLLYEVEQGESKRRSGPSEGVSSSPKRKVRSPLKSVRRQKKDLLLKTRLVKNAVLRLSSLTPSASTAVALRARRQIGPPTLQLATSQNQYKSLQRKKSLDSRESLRSPPPLTPVDPPSPSQTFSFPPRLHLPAEASRIIRRHSSSSTFSSRSTSPNLQHRNSIDSIQSPENSENKPDNHHGKIGSSASVASSSKSSSVFSDKKRAEVRKKGVPIFVRKAESTQTYKGKKKKDNKQVPTNNNVAVSRLSESAERLLEIKCKELKIHPKTHADMKKTGNVETKKRVPVTAAQTNTHKKMSTAVKMKIKSQMTKNFQKGFQKAKPLKLKKSIPESKIKKKEGKTGDKTDPLDVEMPDLTSCLAAVASEFAAEGESLKKAAQLRRGSHDSSPCSSQGSKSPSNQQPPLLKKETRDVPPPLSPNASSYSTLIKTLETESQKQKKKEEEGTKQRSSVRQNAGTYHYKEICLRRYDNLVQIILTPASTKMKNSLNIQVLRELREALNQLKRDEGCRVVLLTSAGSSFCQGIDFHGLLHTNADKRKTAAQELAQALKEFLKSLALFSKPLVAGVHGAAVGLGVTMLPFFDMVFASDKATFYTPYAKLGQVPEGAAILTLPHMLGNAVTSELLFGCRKLTASEALHFGLVTRILWPDRFQEELIPIIRSMASQSAQSMEATKALLRHSLRAKLEAALDSEVPLLVQHWISAECQANFRRFLDDEDVGLQRQRLDP